The genome window CCGACCAGCTGCCCTCCACACACCCGATCACGGCGGACATCCGCGACCTCCAGGACGCGAAGCTCAACTTCGACGGCATCACCTACGCCAAGGGCGCGTCCGTACTGAAGCAGCTGGTTGCGTACGTCGGGCGGGAGGCGTTCCTGGAGGGCGCGCGCCGCTACTTCAAGCGGAACGCGTACGGCAACACGCGCCTGACCGACCTGCTGTCGGTGCTGGAGGAGACGAGCGGCCGGGACATGGCGTCCTGGGCGCGCTCCTGGCTCCAGACGGCGGGCGTCAACTCCCTGACTCCGCAGGTGCTGCTGGGTGAGGACGGGCGGATCGCGGAGCTGTCGGTGCTCCAGGAGGCCGCGGGCCCTGCCCATCAGCCGGCTCCGCCGACGGGCATCCATGAGCTGCGGCCGCACCGGGTGGCGGTCGGCCTGTACCGCACCGAGGGCGGTGCGCTCGTGCGGTACGCGCGCGCCGAGGTGGACGTGCACGGTCCGCGGACGGTCGTCGGTGAACTGGCGGGGGCCGGGGCGCCGGAGCTGGTCCTGGTCAACGACGACGACCTCACCTACTGCAAGATCCGCTTCGACGACACCTCGCTGGAGACCCTGAAGGACCGTCTCGGCGACATCACCGACCCGCTGGCCCGCGCCCTGTGCTGGTCGGCGCTGTGGAACCTGACCCGGGACGCTCTGCTGCCGGCGCGGGACTTCGTCGACCTGGTGCTGCGGTTCGCCGGCCGGGAGTCCGACATCGGCGTGCTGCAGATGCTGCACACCTGGGCCGACTCGGCGCTGACGCACTACGCGGCGCCCGCGTGGCGGGAGACGGGCGGGCGGCTGCTCTCCGAGGGCGCGCTGCGCGAGCTGCGGCAGGCCGAGCCGGGCAGCCAGCACCAGCTGACCTGGGCGCGCTTCTTCGCGGCGGTGGCGTCCCAGGAGGCCGATCTGCGGCTGCTGCGGGGGCTGCTGGACGGCACGGACAAGATCGACGGGCTGGACGTGGACCAGGAGCTGCGCTGGGCGTTCCTGCGGCCGCTGGCGGCGCACGGGGCCGCCGACGAGTCGGTGCTCGCCGCCGAGCTGGCCCGCGACGACACGGCCTCCGGCAAGCGCCACCAGGTCCGCTGCCTGGCCTCGCGCCCCTCGGCCGCGGTCAAGGCGCAGGCGTGGGCGCAGGTCGTCGAGTCCGACACGCTGTCGAACGCGCTCGTCGAGGCGACCATCGCGGGTTTTGTGCAGCCCTCCCAGCGGGAGCTGCTCGCGCCGTACGCGGAGAAGTACTTCGCGGCGATCGGACGGGTGTGGGCGGAGCGGTCCATCCAGATCGGGATGCATGTGGTCAGGGGCCTGTTCCCGGCGTTGCAGGACTCGCCGGGGACGCTGGAGGCGACGGACGCGTGGCTCGCCGCGCACGAGGACGCCCCGCCGGCGCTGCGACGGCTGGTGCTGGAGGCGCGCGACGACCTGGCGCGCGTCCTGCGGGGGCAGGCCTGCGACGCGGCGGCGGCCGGCTGACGCCGGGGGACGGCGGTTGGCGGGCGGCCCGCCGGCACCGGGGACGGTGGTGGACGAACGGGCGGCTCGCCGGGCCGGGGACTGTGGTTGACGAACAGGCGGCTCGCCGGGCCGGGGACTGTGGTTGACGAACAGGCGGCTCGCCGGGCCGGGGACTGTGGTTGACAGGCGCGGCGGGACGACGGTGACGAAATACGAGTATCGGAACCCGTAACCTGCCGCGTCCCCCGTCCGGACCAGCCTCTTTCGGCAGTCGAACGCACGTACTTTAGCGCCGTGTTGTCCGCATTTGTCGACAGGCGTGTAACAGCGGTTAGAGGGTGCACCGGGGGCGGGAAACCCGGGATCATGAACCACAACACCCCGCTCTCCCCCCGCCCCCTCCGCCATCTGTCCGATGTGCAGCGCCGGGTGCTGACCACCGCCCAGCTGCGCGCCCACGGAGTGAGCGCCGCCGAGACCACCGGCAAGTGCCGGCCCGGAGGCCCCTGGCAGCAGTTCCTGCCCGGCGTGTACCTGCTGCACCCCGGCCCGCCGACCTCCGAGGAACGCCTGCACGGGGTGCTGCTCTACGCGGCCCGTTCCTCGCTCGCCGACCCGGTGCCCGCGGTCCCGGCCCAGCCCGGCGCGGGCGCCCCGCACGGCCCGCTGCCGTACACGGACGCGATGGTCACCGGTCTGGCCGCCCTCGCTCTGTACGGCTTCACCTCCGCGCCCGGACTGTCGTCACTCGAGAAGATCGACGTCCTGGTGCCGCGGACGCGCCGGCTGCGCAGCACCGGCTGCGCCCGGCTGGTCCGCACCCCCTCGCTGCCCGACCCGCGGCTGATGACCGGTGTGCCCGTCGCCCCGGTCGTGCGCGCCCTGGCCGACGCGGTGGCCGAGGTGCCGGACGCGGCTGTGGTGCGCCGCCTGCTGACCGAGGCGGTCCGCGACGGGCACTGCGAACCGGCCGTGCTCGTACGGGAGTTGAACCAGGCGCGGCTGCTGAGCCGCCCGCACGTGGTGGACGCCGTGGACGCGCTGCTGGCGGAGAGCCGGGCGGTCGCGGAGGACCGTCTGTACCGGATGGTGCGCGAGCACGGCCTGCCGGACCCGGTCTGGAACGTGGACCTGAGGCTGCCGGGCGGCCCCTACCTCGGCGGCCTGGACGCGTACTGGCCCGAGCAGGCGGTGGCGCTGGAACTGGACACCCGCGCCCCGCGCCACGACGAGGACGCGCTGTGGTCGGAGTACGCCCGCAAGCGCGAGCAGCTGGAGCGGCTCGGGATCACGGTCGTGTACCTGACGCCGAAGAAGCTGCGCGACTGTCCGGAGCAGCAGGCGACGGTGGTCCGTACGGCGCTGATGGCGTCCCTGGACCGGGAGCCGGCCGCGCCGGTGGAGGTGCTGCCCCGGTGACGGACCGGGGTGACACGAGGAGGGGAGAGGAGGGGCCGCCGACAGGTGCCGGCGGCCCCTCCTCGTGTGCGGGTCCGGTTCGGCCCGGGGACGCCGGTGACCGTCAGAGAGGGTCGGGGAGGGGCGGTTCGGGGAGCGCGGGCTCCCGCTCCGGCGCGGTGGGCCTCATCGCCTGCGCGTGGACGCGGTCGATGAGGTCGGCGTACGAGGCGATCATGCGGGTACGGCTGAAACGCTCGCGGCTGCGGGCGAGGACGGGCGCGAGGTCGGTGCGGGCGGCGACGGCCTCGGTCCAGGCCCGGGCGATCACGTCGGGGTCCGGCGGGGTGAGGTGGCCGTGCCCGGACACGATCAGCGCGCTGTCCCCCACGTCCGTGGCGACCGGGACCGCTCCGCACATCATGCCCTCGATCAGGCACAGCGGGGCCGCCTCCCCCCAGGACGAGGTCAGCGCCACCACGTCGGAGGCGGCGTAGACGGTCTCCATGTCGCGCCGGACACCCAGCGCGTGCAGCCGCTCGGTGAGCCGCGTGTCGTCGCCGAAGGCCTCCCGGATGTCGGCGGCGAGCCCCGGCTGGTCCCCGGTCATGCCGGCGCCGCACATCAGCACGTGCCCGGCGGGCTCACGGCGCAGCCAGGCGTGCGCGGCGCGCAGGAACAGCGGGACGTTCTTCATGGCGTCGTAGCGGGCCGCGAAGACGACGACCGGGGCGGTCTCGGGGATGCCCAGCGCGTCCCGCGTGCGAAGGCGCCGGGCCGGGTCGGGCCGGAACCGGAGCAGGTCGACCCCGTTGGGGATGACGTGCAGCAGCTCGGCCGGGATCCCGGCGGCCCGGTAGGCCTCCCGGGTGGACTCGGCGCAGCAGACGCAGGCGACCACGGTGCCGTCGGCGATGGCGGCCTTCAGCTCGGCGAGCGCCCCGCCCTGGTTCTCCGGGTCGGAGCGGTGCAGGCAGACGATCACGGGGCGGCGCGGCAGGCCCCCCTGGTTGAGCAGGCCGAGCGGCTGCTCCTTGAGCGACAGGACGACGTCGGCCCCGGCCATCGCCCGTGCCGTCTCCGCCAGCTCCGGCCCGCTGAAGACGCCCGGATCGACGGCCGGGACCCCGCTCAGCCCGAAGGTGCGGCCCAGGGACGTGACCTCCACCCCGGCCGCGGTCAGCGACCGGTAGCAGGCGTCGTCCCGCATGGTCTGCCGGGTCGCCTCACGGAGCACTTCCCCGTGGACGCTGAGCACCCGGTGGTGCTGGCCGCCTTCGCGCAGCCCCAGGACGACGTCGCTGTGGAGGATCCGGGCGCCCCCGGAGAAGAAGCCGTCGTAGACCGACAGCACGCGCAGCTCGTGCCTTACGCGCACGTGACCACCCGCCTTGCACAAGTGTCGAACCATCCCCGTGAACAGCGGGTTGGTCGCTATGAGGCGGCACGAACGTTTCGAGCGGATGAACACCGCGTCTCATGTCCGGGTCGACTGGGTTACGCCGCAATTCGTCGGTCTTGTACACCGTGATCCAGTGGCACACGCATTTTCGGTGGCCAGGGGCTGGCGGCCGGTGTGACGATGATCCGATGACCGAGCCGATCACCGTGACCACGGAGGACGGGCGCCGGTACACCGTCCGCGAGGCCACGCCGGACGACGAGCCGGGCGTGACGTCCCTGTTCGAGGCGAGCACGGAGTACTTCGAGGCGGCCACCGGCCTGCCCTCGGGCCCCGCCGATCTGCAGAGCCTGTACTACAGCCTGCCGCCGGGCGCCGACTGGCAGGACAAACGGATCCTGGTCGTGACCGAGGGCGCCGACGGCCCGGTGGTGGGGATCGTCGACGCGGTGCTGCGCCACCCGGACCCGGACGCCTGCGCGGTGGGCCTGTTCCTGCTGCACCCCTCCTTGTGGGGCACCGGAGCGGCCAGGCCCCTGGCCACCGCGCTGCTGGACCGCACGGCCGCCTCGGGCACGGCCCGGGTGACCGCGACTGTGCCGACGGACTGGGACCGGGGTCGCCGCTTCCTCGCCGCGCTCTCCTTCCGCTTCACGGGCCCGGCACCACAGGGCCCGACGACCGCGAACCGCTCGACGGGGCCACGGGAGCCGGCGGTGGAGGGAGCGGAGCTGGTGCTCGCACCGAAGGCCGGGTGACGGCACCGAAGGACGGGTGACGGAGGCCCGCCCCCGAGAGACGCGGTCACTCTTCGTGCGCCTCCTGGGGAAGGGGAGGAGTCTCAAGAACTGCGAGGTGTCCGTCGGCCGGCCGTTCGCGCCACAGCCGCAGTGCCACGTCGACGAGCCGTACCCGGGTCAGTCCGGGCACCGCGTCCAGGTCCTGCCAGGCGGCGAAGTCCGTGGAGCCACCCACCTCGTACCGGAGTTCGCCGCCGACGATCTCTCCCTCGTAGATCAGCCGCAGTGCCTGGTGGTCGGTGGCGGGCTCCAGGCCGCGGCGCTGGAAGAGGTGGCGGCGGGAGTCGACTCCGAGGAGGCCGGTCACCCGGATCCGGTAGCCGGTCTCCTCGGTCACCTCGCGGCGGACGGTGTCGTAGGGGTCCTCGCCGTGCTCCATGCCGCCGCCGGGCAGCACCCACTCGGGGGTGCCGTCGGGACCCGGCGAGCGGGCGAGCAGGAGTTGTCCGTCGCGGACGCACACGGCGTAGGCCGCCACCCTCAAGTTCCGTCGCATATGGGGACGTTAGCGCGCCGAGGCGGGGCCGGCCGGTGCGTGTCCGGGCGGGGTCGGCACCGCGGCCGCCCGCGGCGACCGCACGAAGGCGGCCCGTCACTCGGCGCGCACACGCGTGGGCCGACCGCTCCGCTACGCGCGTAGGGGCACGGTCGGCTCCCAGATATGTCCCGTCCTGCTCCCGTACGTCCCCGATGACGCATGGCGGGATTACGCCATGAGTCCACCCCGTCTCGGTCAACTCTCCCCAAACATCTGTCGCTTGGGTAAAGCTGAGCGGTCACCCGGACCCGACATCCGGACGACTGCGGTCAGGACCGATCCACTGTCGGATTCCGGCCGCACCGCCCACGTTCCTTTACCTACAAGGGATGCCGATGACCACCGACCCTCACCGCGCCCCGACATCGGGCGCGAGACGCGTGGCCCGCGCCGCCGTGACCGCCGGTCTCGTGGCCGCGCTCTCCGCGGCCGGGCCCATACCCCTGGCCTTCTCCGCGGACCACCCCCCGGCCGACGCCGACCCCACCGTGAAGTCCGCGAGCGCCAAGCTCGGTTCGGACGACGCGGACCTGCTCGCCGAGGCCAAGGCCGACGGAGCCAAGAACGTCACCATGATGGTCGCGACCGCGCCCGGGCAGACCGAGCAGGTCGCCAAGGAGCTGGACGCGGTCAAGGGCGGCTCCGTGGGCCGCGCCTACGACAAGCTCGGCTACGTCCGCGCCACCGTCCCGACGGCCGAGGCGGACTCGGCGATCGCCGCCGCCGAGAAGCTGTCCTCCGTGCACGCCATCGACCTGAAGCGGGAGATCCCGCTCGACGACCCGTCGCCGAGCGCGGACGGCGCCAAGTCCGGTGCCAGGAGCGCCACTTATCCGGCCCCGGGCGAGAACACCCCGGCCAGGAACCCGTACAACCCGTCCTTCGAGACGGGTGCCGTCGACTTCGTGCAGGAACACCCCAAGGCGGACGGCCGCGGCATCACCATCGGCATCCTCGACTCGGGTGTGGACCTCGGCCACCCGGCGCTGCAGAAGACCACCACCGGCGAGCGGAAGATCGTCGACTGGGTGACCTCGACCGACCCGATCGTCGACAGCGACGCGACCTGGCGCCCGATGGTGACGACGGTCTCCGGCCCCGCCTTCACCTACGGCGGCCAGAGCTGGAAGGCCCCGGCGGGCTCGTACGGGATCAGCTCCTTCAAGGAGTCCGCGACCACCGGCGGCGACGAGAAGGGCGACCTCAACCGCGACGGCGACACCACCGACAGCTGGGGCGTCCTGTACGACCCGGCGGCCGGCACGGTCACCGTCGACCTGAACAACAACAACGACTTCACCGACGACACGCCGATGAAGCCGTACAAGGACGGCTTCCAGGTCGGCTACTTCGGCACCGACGACCCGAAGACGGACGTCGTCGAGCGGGTGCCGTTCGTCGTGCAGATCCGCAAGGACGTCCCGATGGACCCCTACGGCGGGTCCTGGGTCGGCAAGAAGGCCGACTTCGTCAACATCGGCGTCATCGAGTCCGAGCACGGCACCCACGTCGCCGGCATCACCGCCGCCAACGGCCTGTTCGGCGGCAAGATGAACGGCGCCGCCCCGGGCGCGAGGATCGTCTCCTCCCGCGCCTGCACCTGGACCGGCGGCTGCACCAACGTCGCGCTCACCGAGGGCATGATCGACCTCGTCGTCAACCGCGGCGTCGACATCGTCAACATGTCCATCGGCGGCCTGCCGGCGCTCAACGACGGCAACAACGCGCGCGCCGAGCTGTACACGCGCCTGATCGACACCTACGGCGTCCAGCTGGTGATCTCCGCGGGCAACTCCGGCCCCGGCGCCAACACCATCGGCGACCCCGGTCTCGCCGACAAGGTGATCTCGGTCGGCGCGGCCATCTCCAAGGACACCTGGGCCGCCGACTACGGCTCGGTCGTGGAGAAGGAGTACCAGATGATGCCCTTCTCCTCGCGCGGCCCGCGCGAGGACGGCGGCTTCACACCGACGCTCGTCGCGCCCGGGGCCGCGATCAACACCACCCAGACCTGGCTGCCGGGCTCCCCGGTCGCCGAGGCGGGCTACTCGCTGCCGGCCGGTTACTCCATGCTGCAGGGCACCTCGATGGCTTCCCCGCAGGCCGCGGGCGCGAGCGCGCTGCTGTTGTCCGCCGCCAAGCAGAAGGGCATCGACCTCACGCCCGCGAAGCTGCGCACCGCGCTGACCTCGACCGCCGACCACATCAAGGGTGTGCAGGCGTACGAGGAGGGCGCGGGCCGCATCAACATCGTCGACGCCTGGGACGCGATCCGCGACGACGTGACCTCCCACGACTACACCGTGAAGGCCCCGGTCGACACCGCGATCGACTACGCGCTGAAGACCCCCGGCTTCGGCACCGGCCTGTACGACCGCGAGGGCGGCCTCAAGGCGGGCGAGAAGAAGACGTACGACATCACCGTCACCCGCACCTCCGGCCCCGACAGGCCGGTCTGGCACACGCTGCGCTTCGAGAACAACGCGGGTGACACCTTCCGCCTCCTCGGCTCGCCCCTGGTGAAGCTGCCGCTGAACCAGCCGGTGACCGTGAAGGTCCAGGCCGCGCCGCGCTCGGCGGGCATCAAGAGCGCGATCCTCGAGGTCGACGACCCGTTCACCGAGGGTGTCGACAAGCAGATCCTCACCACCGTCGTGGTGTCGGCCCCCGTCAAGTACACCTACTCGGCATCGGGTTCGGTGCAGCGCAACAGCACCCGGTCGTACTTCCTGACCGTGCCCGAGGGCGCGAAGTCGCTCGAGGTGGCGATCGGCGGGCTGAAGGACAAGAGCCAGACCCGGTTCATCGCGATCCACCCGTACGGAACTCCGGTCGACAACACCTCGACGCCGTACTGCTACAACAACTACCTCGACGGCAACGGCTGCAAGCCCGACGTGCGCTCGTACGCGGACCCGCAGGCCGGTG of Streptomyces cynarae contains these proteins:
- the pepN gene encoding aminopeptidase N translates to MPGENLSRDEAQERAALLSVDGYDVSLDLRSAVGEAPGGADEQRTFRSVTTIRFRCAEPGAAGFADLIAPSVTAVSLNGKDLDPGEVFDGTRVLLEDLAVENELVVDAQCAYSRTGEGLHRFVDPEDGEVYLYTQYEPADARRVFANFEQPDLKAPFRFEVRAPEGWTVWSNGVGEKHDGVWRFAETKPISTYITCVVAGPYHYVTDTYTRTLDDGTTLEIPLGAMCRKGLARHFDADDVFLITKQGLDFFHDHFDYPYPFGKYDQAFVPEYNLGAMENPGLVTFTEEFVFRGKVTQASYERRANVILHEMAHMWFGDLVTMAWWDDLWLKESFADFMGSFSLVEATRFTSGWITFANNRKAWAYRADQLPSTHPITADIRDLQDAKLNFDGITYAKGASVLKQLVAYVGREAFLEGARRYFKRNAYGNTRLTDLLSVLEETSGRDMASWARSWLQTAGVNSLTPQVLLGEDGRIAELSVLQEAAGPAHQPAPPTGIHELRPHRVAVGLYRTEGGALVRYARAEVDVHGPRTVVGELAGAGAPELVLVNDDDLTYCKIRFDDTSLETLKDRLGDITDPLARALCWSALWNLTRDALLPARDFVDLVLRFAGRESDIGVLQMLHTWADSALTHYAAPAWRETGGRLLSEGALRELRQAEPGSQHQLTWARFFAAVASQEADLRLLRGLLDGTDKIDGLDVDQELRWAFLRPLAAHGAADESVLAAELARDDTASGKRHQVRCLASRPSAAVKAQAWAQVVESDTLSNALVEATIAGFVQPSQRELLAPYAEKYFAAIGRVWAERSIQIGMHVVRGLFPALQDSPGTLEATDAWLAAHEDAPPALRRLVLEARDDLARVLRGQACDAAAAG
- a CDS encoding glycosyltransferase, with the protein product MLSVYDGFFSGGARILHSDVVLGLREGGQHHRVLSVHGEVLREATRQTMRDDACYRSLTAAGVEVTSLGRTFGLSGVPAVDPGVFSGPELAETARAMAGADVVLSLKEQPLGLLNQGGLPRRPVIVCLHRSDPENQGGALAELKAAIADGTVVACVCCAESTREAYRAAGIPAELLHVIPNGVDLLRFRPDPARRLRTRDALGIPETAPVVVFAARYDAMKNVPLFLRAAHAWLRREPAGHVLMCGAGMTGDQPGLAADIREAFGDDTRLTERLHALGVRRDMETVYAASDVVALTSSWGEAAPLCLIEGMMCGAVPVATDVGDSALIVSGHGHLTPPDPDVIARAWTEAVAARTDLAPVLARSRERFSRTRMIASYADLIDRVHAQAMRPTAPEREPALPEPPLPDPL
- a CDS encoding GNAT family N-acetyltransferase, yielding MTEPITVTTEDGRRYTVREATPDDEPGVTSLFEASTEYFEAATGLPSGPADLQSLYYSLPPGADWQDKRILVVTEGADGPVVGIVDAVLRHPDPDACAVGLFLLHPSLWGTGAARPLATALLDRTAASGTARVTATVPTDWDRGRRFLAALSFRFTGPAPQGPTTANRSTGPREPAVEGAELVLAPKAG
- a CDS encoding NUDIX hydrolase, which gives rise to MRRNLRVAAYAVCVRDGQLLLARSPGPDGTPEWVLPGGGMEHGEDPYDTVRREVTEETGYRIRVTGLLGVDSRRHLFQRRGLEPATDHQALRLIYEGEIVGGELRYEVGGSTDFAAWQDLDAVPGLTRVRLVDVALRLWRERPADGHLAVLETPPLPQEAHEE
- a CDS encoding S8 family serine peptidase, with amino-acid sequence MTTDPHRAPTSGARRVARAAVTAGLVAALSAAGPIPLAFSADHPPADADPTVKSASAKLGSDDADLLAEAKADGAKNVTMMVATAPGQTEQVAKELDAVKGGSVGRAYDKLGYVRATVPTAEADSAIAAAEKLSSVHAIDLKREIPLDDPSPSADGAKSGARSATYPAPGENTPARNPYNPSFETGAVDFVQEHPKADGRGITIGILDSGVDLGHPALQKTTTGERKIVDWVTSTDPIVDSDATWRPMVTTVSGPAFTYGGQSWKAPAGSYGISSFKESATTGGDEKGDLNRDGDTTDSWGVLYDPAAGTVTVDLNNNNDFTDDTPMKPYKDGFQVGYFGTDDPKTDVVERVPFVVQIRKDVPMDPYGGSWVGKKADFVNIGVIESEHGTHVAGITAANGLFGGKMNGAAPGARIVSSRACTWTGGCTNVALTEGMIDLVVNRGVDIVNMSIGGLPALNDGNNARAELYTRLIDTYGVQLVISAGNSGPGANTIGDPGLADKVISVGAAISKDTWAADYGSVVEKEYQMMPFSSRGPREDGGFTPTLVAPGAAINTTQTWLPGSPVAEAGYSLPAGYSMLQGTSMASPQAAGASALLLSAAKQKGIDLTPAKLRTALTSTADHIKGVQAYEEGAGRINIVDAWDAIRDDVTSHDYTVKAPVDTAIDYALKTPGFGTGLYDREGGLKAGEKKTYDITVTRTSGPDRPVWHTLRFENNAGDTFRLLGSPLVKLPLNQPVTVKVQAAPRSAGIKSAILEVDDPFTEGVDKQILTTVVVSAPVKYTYSASGSVQRNSTRSYFLTVPEGAKSLEVAIGGLKDKSQTRFIAIHPYGTPVDNTSTPYCYNNYLDGNGCKPDVRSYADPQAGVWEIEVESRRTSPLLDNPYTLDVTVLGAAFDPETVTVPEAKVGSPAAASWKVTNKFAALDGKLVGGPLGSSKTARPTIKNGETQTTTVEVPAGAASLDVAIGNVSDTAADLDLVVYDASGKEVGKSADGDSEESVHIGSPAAGTYTIQVAGYSVPSGSTAYDYRDVFFSPALGSVTVDGSAPVKLGTGDSATVSGTVTAAAPAPEGREFFGQVQLVNARGTVAGTGSVKIEKVTP